One window of Nicotiana tomentosiformis chromosome 11, ASM39032v3, whole genome shotgun sequence genomic DNA carries:
- the LOC104089038 gene encoding auxin-responsive protein SAUR78, giving the protein MACLCHLINLGPEEPENSDLSTIFTYPSSNIRVLGIIFKSSINVILFNFLKKEQLEKMKKMSVLLRKCKTLSRQLGRSSSYSSLRSKSTREDLIWNVESQDNKEDFETILVGSSRRRYVIKSKYLSHPLLNALIEKSKQKHAWEGHLSVKCEVVLFDHLLWLLENADPRNLTSDSLEELADLYVV; this is encoded by the coding sequence ATGGCTTGTCTTTGTCATTTGATAAATTTAGGTCCCGAAGAACCAGAAAACAGTGACCTTTCAACCATATTCACCTATCCATCTAGCAATATTCGTGTTCTCGGTATTATATTTAAGTCTTCAATTAATGTCATTCTCTTTAATTTCCTCAAGAAGGAGCAATTAgagaagatgaagaagatgagTGTGTTACTGAGGAAGTGTAAGACCTTGTCAAGGCAGCTTGGAAGAAGCTCATCTTATAGTAGTTTAAGGTCCAAGTCCACAAGAGAAGATTTGATCTGGAATGTGGAATCTCAGGATAATAAAGAAGATTTTGAGACAATTCTAGTTGGGAGCTCAAGAAGGAGATATGTGATAAAATCCAAGTACTTGAGCCATCCACTGTTGAATGCTCTAATAGAGAAATCAAAGCAGAAGCATGCATGGGAAGGCCATCTTTCAGTTAAGTGTGAGGTTGTGCTCTTTGACCATCTTCTCTGGTTGCTCGAAAATGCTGATCCCAGAAACCTTACTTCTGATTCTTTGGAGGAACTGGCTGATCTATATGTAGTTTGA